GAGGAAGACCGTGTTGAAGAAGCATGGCGTGTAAGCGTGCCGATCCCAACGGATCGTATCGCTGACGGTGTGCAAACATTTGTTATACGTGACCGCGGCGAAGACCTGCTTTTGGGAAGTTTTTCTATTGTCGCGGGTGATGCGCTTGCAGAAGATATTCGCGCGGAAATGTCATTGCTGCGCGCCGAGTTGGATATGCTGAAGAAGGCATTCCGCCGTCATTGCGTTGAAACTGCGAACCACTAGGTCAGTTACCTGCGGTGGGCGGGCAGGGGGCTAGCCCCCATCGCTTCGCGATTCCCCCAGGATACTTAAGAAACAAAAGCAGGGGTGACGCGGCGTTTGAGGTGACGTGCGCGTTAACCTTCGTCAGGGTGAAGCGGATTTCTAGGAGAACTTATCATGTCGACCTATCCGAACCTTTTGGCACCTCTTGATTTGGGCTTCACGACGCTGAAGAACCGCGTGTTGATGGGGTCCATGCATACTGGGCTTGAGGAAACACGCGACTGGAACCGTGTGGCGGAGTTTTACGCTGAACGCGCGCGCGGGGGAGTTGCCCTCATGGTGACGGGTGGCATGGCTCCAAACTCGGAGGGTGGTGTTTTCCCCGGAGCGGCTGGATTGTTCTCGGATCAAGACATTGCCAACCATAAAGTCGTAACCGATCGCGTTCACGACGCGGGCGGCAAGATTGCAATGCAGATTTTGCACGCCGGACGGTACGCCTATTCTAAAGATTGCGTTGCGCCGAGTGCTGTGAAGTCCCCGATTTCACCATTTCCACCGAAAGAGCTGGATGAAGACGGTATCGAGCAGCAAATCAGCGACATGGTGACGGCGGCAACCCGTGCCAAGGAAGCTGGGTATGACGGCGTCGAGGTGATGGGTTCTGAGGGGTATTTTCTAAACCAGTTTTTGGTAACTCATACCAACAAACGGACCGACCGTTGGGGCGGCAGTTATGAAAACCGCATGCGGCTGCCTGTTGAGGTGGTGCGACGTGTGCGTGAAGCCGTCGGACCTGAATTCATCGTGATTTACCGTCTCAGCATGATTGACCTAATTCCCAATGGATCAACTTGGGATGAAGTCGTGACGTTAGCAAAGGCCATAGAAACGGCCGGCGCGAACATCTTGAACACTGGTATCGGTTGGCACGAAGCGCGTATTCCAACCATTGCGACCTCTGTGCCGCGTCGGGCGTTTACTTGGGTGACTAAGAAACTGATGGGTGAGGTGAACATCCCGATCATCACATCTAACCGGATCAACACGCCGCAAGTGGGCGAGGATGTGCTGGCGGATGGTTGCGCCGATATGGTGAGCATGGCGCGTCCATTCTTGGCTGACCCGCATTTCGTCAACAAGGCTGCGGCTGACGACGCCGCACAGATTGTGCCGTGTATTGCCTGCAACCAAGCCTGTCTTGATCATACGTTTTCGATGAAGATCGCATCATGTTTGGTGAACCCTAAAGCCGCCCATGAGACGGAGCTGGTTTTGTCGCCGTCTACCACGACACTGGGTATTGTCGGTGCTGGACCAGCGGGCCTCGCATCTGCTTTGGCTGCCGCTGAACGTGGAATGGATGTTACGGTCTTTGATCGTGCGGATGAGATAGGCGGACAGTTGAACATGGCCAAACAGGTTCCGGGAAAAGAAGAATTCTGGGGGCTGGTTGATTATTATCGCGCTGCAGTTGCGCGGGCTGGGATCACGCTGAAACTTGGCGCTGAAGCAACGGCTGATGATCTAAAAGGTTTTGACGAAGTTATCATCGCCACGGGTGTCGCGCCGCGTGATCCGCAGATCGAAGGGCAGGACGGTGCCAACGTATTGTCATATATCGATGTGCTGCGAGGCAAGGCCGAGGTCGGCAAACGCGTGGCCATAATTGGTGCTGGCGGTATCGGCTTCGATGTTGCCGAGTTTCTGGTCACAGATGACAGCCCGACGGAGAACCTCGAAGAATGGCTAGAAGAGTGGGGCGTTGGCGATCCGTCTGAAACACGGGGCGGCGTGCGCAGTGAAGGACCACAGCCAGAAGCGCCGGTGCGTGAAGTCACATTGTTGCAACGCAAGGCGACCAAGCTCGGCAAGGGGTTGGGCAAGACAACAGGTTGGATCCATCGCGCGACCCTTAAGATGAAAGGCGTGAAAATGGTCGGCGGCGTTAACTACGAACGCATTGACGCAAGCGGCCTACATGTAAGCTTTGGTGAAGCGCGTGAGCGGCCTACGCTGATTGAAGTCGATACGATTGTGATGTGCGCTGGGCAGGTGCCGGAGCGCAGTCTTGCGGATACTTTGGAGGCTAACGGCGTTACTTGCCATGTCATCGGCGGGGCGGATGTGGCGGCGGAACTGGACGCCAAGCGGGCGATTGATCAGGGCACGCGGCTGATAGCGGGGCTCTGAATGCAACTTGTGTCGGTTAACATTGCCACGCCGGAGCCCATCGTCGCCAAGTCCGGCCAGAGCGGGATTTTCAAACGGCCTGTGGCACAGGCGGATGTCGGACCACTTGGCCTTGAAGGCGACGCGATTGTGGATGTCAAACACCATGGCGGGCCGGATCAGGCTGTCTATGCCTATACGCGCGCAGACTACGATTGGTGGGAGGCCGTGCTGGGTCGTGAGATTCCGGCAGGGACGTTTGGTGAAAACCTGACGCTGGATCGCTGGCCCGCTGAAGTGATTTGCGTCGGAGATCGCTTGCGGATTGGCGATGTCGTGTTGGAAGTGACCTCGCCGCGTATACCTTGCGTAACGATTGAGGCGCGTATGGGGATCAAAGGGTTTGCGAAACAGTTCTTGGAGGCCAGACGTCCGGGACCATATCTGCGCGTGGTTCACGGCGGGACCATCAAAACGGGGCAAACAATAGACGTTGAGCCGTTCAAAGGCGCGCGCAAACGGCTGGCGGATTGGCCGGGATTGTTTGGGCCACGATTAAGCAACAAAGCAGAGGTCGAGAGCTGGCTGAGCGCTCCGGTGCATCACAAGATGCGTGCCGATCTGGAAGCTTCTTTAGGGCAAACCCCTTAAAACGCAGGGCGCGCGCGCCAAAAGCGCCTCACAAAAACGCAGCGTTTCCCTGTTTCCTGCCTCGCAACAGTCCTGCCATTACCCTGCAATTGTCAGGCCCGCGCCCCAGTGCTGCCCCTTTTCGCCGCGATACAAATCCTCGAACAAGAGACGCTATCTAAGGATCGAGTATGGATCGCCTTACTGAAATGGAAGCCTTTGCCACTGTTGTGGATCAAGGTGGATTTACCGACGCAGCCAAGAAGATGGGGATTTCAAAATCCGCTGTCTCCAAGCATGTTTCTTCGCTTGAGGCGCGCCTAGGTGCACGTCTTTTGAACCGCACGACACGCCGTGTTAGCCCAACTGAAATTGGCCTTGCCTATTATGACCGCGCTCGCCGTGTTCTGAATGATGCTGGCGAAGCTGATGCGCTTGTGACGTCAATGCAATCTGCGCCATCAGGGCTGCTGCGTATCTCTGTGGCAACGGACTTCGGTGTGAACCACCTTTCCCCAGTTCTTGGCGATTTCCTTAGCGAGTTCTCTGACATCACGGTCAACATGGTTCTGAACAATCGCTACGTTGAACTGATTTCTGAAGGCTTCGATATGGCGATCCGCATCGGTGAGCTGGAAGACAGCACATTGCGTGCCCGTAAGTTGACTGAAACGTCGCGCCGTATGGTTGCCGCACCAGGTTACTTTGAACAGTACGGTCGCCCTGAAAAGATCGACGATCTGAACGAGCACAAGCTGCTTCACTATTCCAACCAAGCGAACTCCGCTGTTTGGAAACTGACAGCGCCATCCGGTGAAAAGCGCCAAGTGCGCACCGCGGGTTGGTTGACGGTTAACGACGGCCAGTCCCTGCTGAACGCAGCGATCTCCGGTCTTGGCATCGCTTACCTTCCGTCCTTCCTCTATGCGGATGCGCTGGAAAAAGGTCTGGTTGAAGAAGCGATCCCTGATCTTCCGGTCGAAACCCAAGGCATCTACGCGGTCTACCCTCCGGGCCGCTTTACCCAGCCAAAAGTTCGCGCATTCATTGATTTTCTTGTGAATTCATTTGCCGAAAAGGGTCCAGACGTCTGGTAACCCCACCAAGTTTCCCAAAGGGTGCAACACCCTCACTCAACGCAGCGTCCTTCGGGATCGTTGCGTTTTTTTGTTCCGATAGCTGCGCTACTCAGTCGACGTAACAATTACTTCAACGCGCCGATTTGCCTCACGGCCTTCCTCGGTCAGGTTCGTCGCGACTGGTGAAAGATACCCCATGCCTTCTGCTTCAAGTTGGCGACGCGGAATATCGTAGCTCGTGACAAGTCTCTCCAAAACGGACCCAGCACGACGCTTAGAAAGCGCAATATTACCATCAAGCGAACCCACAGAATCCGTGTGACCAACCAGCGCCACGGTGCGTTCTGGGTTCGCAACAAGGTATTCAGCAAGGTCATCTAGCGTCGCGAAAGTGGCATCGCCAAGTTGCGCCGAACCCGTTTGAAACGCGAGGTCAGAAAGCACGAAATACCCGACCGCCTCGAGCGTTTGCGCAAGATCCCCTGTGATCGTCGGGGTCGAAATTGCGCGTGCTGCCGGCGCGTCCGCACTGGCAACAGGTCCAGAAACCGCAGCACCGACACGTATAACCTGAACGAAGCCGGCGCTTGAGGACCGACTTGCAAGAATGCTTAGCAATTCGGTGTTTCCATCAACCACTCGTTGGGTTGCAACGAAACGATAGTCGCCAAGGTCTACATGCATCGCGGGGGCAGGCAGCACGGGTGTCGCGAACCGAAAATCAAAGCCACCGCACGCGTCATCAGTACAGGTGAACAGTTCCTCAAAACCCGCTTCTGAGAGCTGGTCCATCAACGGCTGCAACAACTGCAAAGTCGTCAGCCCGGGCGCTTCAATCCGCCAAGCCTGTTTGCGCACTTCCCCAGTTCCCGTCAAAATGGGCAGCCCTTCCGGAGTCCAAGGGCCGGTTGGCATCGCATAGCTGTCCAGACCAGCAAGGTCCTCACGCTCAAGCGTTGCGTTGCTTGGCATGTCCAGCGTCACAGCAGCAGCCTGATCGGCGGAAACCGTAGCGGCAATAAGGAGGGCGAAAAATCGGGTCATCGGTTTTGTGAATGGTACTCATCGTTAGGGCGCATGTCCGTGGCAGATGCCATGCGGTTTGTCATATTGAAGAACCCAGTTACAGACGCGATGTCCCAGATATCGTGGTCGCTGAACCCAGCGTCACGCAAGGACTGACGGTCTTCTTCGCTTGTTTCTGCACTGGCCTTCGTCACCTTTTCCGCGAAGGACAGCATCGCAGTCTGGCGCGCATCAAGGTCTGCTACCCGCCAGTTCATCACCAACATTTCCCCAAGCTTCGGGTCGCCGGACAATGCACGTACTGCTTGGCCGTGCGCGGTCAGGCAGTAAAAACATTTGTTGATGGATGACACGACCACCGCGATCATCTCGCGTTCAAGTTTTGACAGGCCAGAATCCGCGAGCATTAGATCGTTGTACATCGCAGAAAACGCATCGAGCTTGGCAGGGTCAAACGCATAGGCCCGCAGCACATTTGGCACGAACCCGAGTTTGTCGTCACAAACGCTAAAGTACTTTTCGATGTGCTCGGGCTGCGGCTCAGCTTGCGGTAGGTTAAGGGCAGTTGGTAATTCTTGTGTCATCTAGGCCTCCGGCTTGATGCGGTAATGGTATCCTCCCACGGGTGTCATCCCGATGGAAGTGTAGAGCGCATTTGCCCCAACATTGGCACGCGTCACCAGTAGCGCAACAGTGTCTGCGCCCTGCTCTTTGGTCCAGAACGACATAGCGGTGAGCATATGACGCCCCAAACCCTGTCGGCGAAACGCAGCAGCCGTTTCGATGGCGTGGAACATCGCGGTTCCATTGTGGATCGCAGCAAATGCAGCGCCTGCAGGTGTATCGTTCAGTCGACCAAGGACGGTGGTTTTTGGGCCGCTTACACGGTCCATTATCGCAAGGCGCGCGGCATCAATACCACCTTCCACCCAAATCTCCGTTTGAGCAGCCAGCGGGGGCCATACTTCAAAGCAGGTCACGGCGGGTGGGCGCTGTGACGCGAGTAATTCTGTTGGGGCGGTGTAATAGTTCACCGGATCTTTGATGATGTAGCCATCGCGTTCTAGCACCGCATCGAGTTTGTCTTCGCCTGTACGAACCATAAACAACGGGGTTTGCCCCATTTCACGCATAGCTTCTTCAGCATGGGCGTAGCCGTCAAGCTTGGCATTGTCGCGCGCTGTCGCGGCACTAACACGGCTTCCTCCGCCAGCGCCCGCGCGAATTGTCCAACCCTCAACCTCGCGCAACGACTTAGCGGGCCAAGTTGCGTCAATCAGAGAGGTGAGCGTTTGCGGTGTCATACGGGGAATGCCG
This Octadecabacter temperatus DNA region includes the following protein-coding sequences:
- a CDS encoding NADPH-dependent 2,4-dienoyl-CoA reductase codes for the protein MSTYPNLLAPLDLGFTTLKNRVLMGSMHTGLEETRDWNRVAEFYAERARGGVALMVTGGMAPNSEGGVFPGAAGLFSDQDIANHKVVTDRVHDAGGKIAMQILHAGRYAYSKDCVAPSAVKSPISPFPPKELDEDGIEQQISDMVTAATRAKEAGYDGVEVMGSEGYFLNQFLVTHTNKRTDRWGGSYENRMRLPVEVVRRVREAVGPEFIVIYRLSMIDLIPNGSTWDEVVTLAKAIETAGANILNTGIGWHEARIPTIATSVPRRAFTWVTKKLMGEVNIPIITSNRINTPQVGEDVLADGCADMVSMARPFLADPHFVNKAAADDAAQIVPCIACNQACLDHTFSMKIASCLVNPKAAHETELVLSPSTTTLGIVGAGPAGLASALAAAERGMDVTVFDRADEIGGQLNMAKQVPGKEEFWGLVDYYRAAVARAGITLKLGAEATADDLKGFDEVIIATGVAPRDPQIEGQDGANVLSYIDVLRGKAEVGKRVAIIGAGGIGFDVAEFLVTDDSPTENLEEWLEEWGVGDPSETRGGVRSEGPQPEAPVREVTLLQRKATKLGKGLGKTTGWIHRATLKMKGVKMVGGVNYERIDASGLHVSFGEARERPTLIEVDTIVMCAGQVPERSLADTLEANGVTCHVIGGADVAAELDAKRAIDQGTRLIAGL
- a CDS encoding GNAT family N-acetyltransferase gives rise to the protein MTPQTLTSLIDATWPAKSLREVEGWTIRAGAGGGSRVSAATARDNAKLDGYAHAEEAMREMGQTPLFMVRTGEDKLDAVLERDGYIIKDPVNYYTAPTELLASQRPPAVTCFEVWPPLAAQTEIWVEGGIDAARLAIMDRVSGPKTTVLGRLNDTPAGAAFAAIHNGTAMFHAIETAAAFRRQGLGRHMLTAMSFWTKEQGADTVALLVTRANVGANALYTSIGMTPVGGYHYRIKPEA
- a CDS encoding MOSC domain-containing protein, which translates into the protein MQLVSVNIATPEPIVAKSGQSGIFKRPVAQADVGPLGLEGDAIVDVKHHGGPDQAVYAYTRADYDWWEAVLGREIPAGTFGENLTLDRWPAEVICVGDRLRIGDVVLEVTSPRIPCVTIEARMGIKGFAKQFLEARRPGPYLRVVHGGTIKTGQTIDVEPFKGARKRLADWPGLFGPRLSNKAEVESWLSAPVHHKMRADLEASLGQTP
- a CDS encoding OmpA family protein, giving the protein MTRFFALLIAATVSADQAAAVTLDMPSNATLEREDLAGLDSYAMPTGPWTPEGLPILTGTGEVRKQAWRIEAPGLTTLQLLQPLMDQLSEAGFEELFTCTDDACGGFDFRFATPVLPAPAMHVDLGDYRFVATQRVVDGNTELLSILASRSSSAGFVQVIRVGAAVSGPVASADAPAARAISTPTITGDLAQTLEAVGYFVLSDLAFQTGSAQLGDATFATLDDLAEYLVANPERTVALVGHTDSVGSLDGNIALSKRRAGSVLERLVTSYDIPRRQLEAEGMGYLSPVATNLTEEGREANRRVEVIVTSTE
- a CDS encoding LysR family transcriptional regulator codes for the protein MDRLTEMEAFATVVDQGGFTDAAKKMGISKSAVSKHVSSLEARLGARLLNRTTRRVSPTEIGLAYYDRARRVLNDAGEADALVTSMQSAPSGLLRISVATDFGVNHLSPVLGDFLSEFSDITVNMVLNNRYVELISEGFDMAIRIGELEDSTLRARKLTETSRRMVAAPGYFEQYGRPEKIDDLNEHKLLHYSNQANSAVWKLTAPSGEKRQVRTAGWLTVNDGQSLLNAAISGLGIAYLPSFLYADALEKGLVEEAIPDLPVETQGIYAVYPPGRFTQPKVRAFIDFLVNSFAEKGPDVW
- a CDS encoding peroxidase-related enzyme (This protein belongs to a clade of uncharacterized proteins related to peroxidases such as the alkylhydroperoxidase AhpD.), yielding MTQELPTALNLPQAEPQPEHIEKYFSVCDDKLGFVPNVLRAYAFDPAKLDAFSAMYNDLMLADSGLSKLEREMIAVVVSSINKCFYCLTAHGQAVRALSGDPKLGEMLVMNWRVADLDARQTAMLSFAEKVTKASAETSEEDRQSLRDAGFSDHDIWDIASVTGFFNMTNRMASATDMRPNDEYHSQNR